CCATTAGTTGGGCAGTCGGCATTGTTTTGGTCATTCAAATCGAAAGACCAAGCCCAAATATAAAGGGCATTGCCTGTAACTCCCCAGGTCGCTTCATTAATACTGCTTCCGTTGAAAGTTAGCGTAATTGACTGGTTCTCTTCAAAAGTCGCCGGCGTTACCGAATAGGTTACGGTTTGTTGTTGCGACCAGGCATAAGAAGCAATCAATAAAAATAATAGGGTAATTTTTTTCATATTGTATTATTTAAAAAAGGCCGCCTGAAACCAGGCAGCCCTTTTGTCTTTTTTATAAGCCTCCTACTACTGCTGTTCCGTCAAAATTAACAGTCAGTTCCAGGTTTGCTGTACCGCCACCAATAGCAAAGTTTGGAGCATCCGGATTGTAAACCACTTTTGGATCACTGTTTCCTACATTGAATTTCCAGGCATTACTAGCGATAAAATTCCCAGCGTTTGCCGCTCTGAATTTCATTTCTCCAGCAGCCAACGATGCAGAAATTGTAAATTTATTTGCTGCAAAATTATAAGTCATGGCTGTCTCATTGTCCCAACCACCTGCAGTAGCAGAACCTATAATACCCCAGTTCATCTTAACTGATTTGTATTTTAAGTTGTCAATATCAACCCAGATGTAGTAAAGTCCGTTTCCATCATTTTCTGCCACTTTGATATCACCACTATCTCCTGCATTTTTAAGATTCCCGTCCTGAACTCCACCAATTACACCGTAGTTCCCGTTATCCCAGGTTCCTTGCTCTCCAATAAACTTAAATCCTTCGCCTGCGGCTACTTTTACATAACCTTCGAAAATTTTAGTTGTCCCATTACCAATATAACGCAGTGGCATTGCAGTTGTATTATCCCATTGGTTTAATCCGTAATAAGCCTGAGGTGCTCCTACAAGATATAGAACCGGATCAAGCGCCACATAAGGTGTTACTGATATTGTAGCCACATTACTGTAAAGCGGTTCGAAAGTACCATTAACACTTGCCTTTACTCTTACTTCATAGTTTCCGGTAACAAAAGCCTCACCACCTGCACCCAGAACAGCTCCATTCAAAGTTTCAACAGAAACAGACAATTGGTTGGCTCCAATTACAGAACCTAAAGAACGCGGAGTTGCAAATTCATTGCCCACAGCATCTAATTGAAGTTCATAATTGATTGCGACATTTTGGTCAAAATTAGCAGAAGTCCATACAAAGCGTTCTGCTTGATTTGCTGCGTTTTCTAAAAGAAGCGTATAGGTATTTCCTCCTTCAGGGGCTACTAAAACCGGTGCATCTTTAGCCGTTATTACCGGTCTGTCTTCAACATCGTCCGAGCTACATGAAACAGCCAGGACTGCGAATAATGCAATTAATGATTTTGCTATATTTTTCATATCTATATGATTTTTACTTTTATTAATATCCTGTATTTTGTTGTAAAGTTGGGTTGGCAGCTTTTGCTCTGTCCGGAATCGGGAACAATTTCAAATGATCTGAAATTGGTGCTCCGTTAGCAGAGTTGCCTTTCCATTGCCATAGGTAAGAACCGCCTGTAAATTTTCCAAAACGAATCAAATCCTGGCGTCTGTGGCATTCCCAATATAATTCTCTGGATCTTTCTGCCAGGATAAAATCCAAATTAAGATCTCCCTGAGATATAGTACCTGCATTCGCTCTGGTTCTTAAAGCGTTTACATAAGTTACTGCTTGTGAAAGTGAACCTTGACCTCTGACTGCCAATTCAGCATACATCAGATAAGCATCAGCCAAACGGAATAACGGGAAGTCTGTATCGACAAATGCTCCTGTTGGATTTGAACCGTTAGAACCATCGGATCTTTTGTTAGTCCATTTAGTCACTGCATATCCTTGCGTTTCGTCAGCAATACTGGCAATATCCAAAGTCTGTCCTGTTGTATGGAACATCGCTCTGTTATCTGAAGCTCCTGTTACATCGGCAAATTTGTTTACAAATTCTCTTCTTGCTCTTAGTCCTTTCCAACCACCATCAACTCCAAAGTCGCTCGCGTTCATTGAACTCAAAATAGAAGCGTGAACTAAATAATTGGTTCCTCCACTGGTTGTGTATTGACCATCAAAACGTACCGGGAAAATAAATTCATTTTGCGCACCATTCACATCGTTATCTGCCATAAACAAATATTTGTAAGGAACGTTGGCAATCTGGTAAGTTGAGTTTAAAACTGCCTGTAATGCATCAGCAGCTTCCGCATATTTAGGCTGCCCTATGTATACCTCAGCATTCAAATACAGTTTTGACAAAAGCATTTTTGCGGCAATTTTGTCAACTCTTCCGTATTCATTCGTTCTTGACTCTTTCAAATCAGCATCAATAGCAATCAATTCATCTTTTATGTAATTGAAAACATCGATTTTCTCTCTCTGTTGTGGATAAAAGAATCCAACAGGATCATTTTCTGTAACAATAGGCACACGTCCAAACAAATCCATTGCATGGTAGAGTGACAATGCTCTCAAAAATCTGGCTTCTGCTCTGTACGATTTCATATCGTTCAGGATAGCCGGATCAACATTTCTGCTACCTACTTTATCCGGAGTCGATTGTCTCAAGAACTCATTCGCCAAACTGATTTGGTAAAAGGTTCTAGAATACATTACATAAATGAACTCGTTATTGCTTGTCCATGTATGAGAGTTCATTGATGGCAAGTTACCATCCTGCCACGCTATTACCGACTCATCCGTTGGTAACTGTTGCAACGTATAGAATGCTCTCAAATAAGGACTGAAGTCATTTCTGATTCCTTGCAAATCTTCACCTCCATCACCTTCCCCATTTCCGGCTTTTGCCAATCCAAGGTAAAGTTTTGCCAAAAACATTCTGTAAGCTTGAGGGTTTTCGTAGAATTTTTCAGCTGTAAAGTCATCATCATCCTGTGGCATTACATCTAAATCGTCCGTACAGGAAACGCCTATTGCCATAATGACAAGCAATAGCAGCGCTTTCTTCCCTAGTATGTCTAACATTTTTTTCATTTTCATATTTTTTTAAAAATCTATATTAAATCCTAGCATGAACATTCTTGGTCTTGGATAGATAGTCTTATCAATACCTCCATAAATTTCAGGATCTACTCCGTCATAGTCCGTAATTGTAAATACGTTCTGAACGGCTCCATAGACTCTGAATTTGGATTTCTTTGTAGCAAAAGGATTTTGGATGGTATATCCTAACGTGATGTTATCTAATTTGAACCATGATGCATCCTGAATATAATAATCAGAGAAAAGTCTGTTGTTTCCTTCCAATTGAAAACCTGAGTTCAAATAATCGGAATTAATGTTGCTGATTACGTCATTATAACGAACACCTGCCTGCAACACACCTTTGTTTGAAGCAACGTTATTATACATATAGTTACCTAAGCTGGCTCTCCATGCAAATGAAAGGTCAAATTGCTTATAGCTCATATTGTTCATCATACCAAAAGTGTAATCTGCATTTGGTTTCTTGTATCTGTATTGGTCGGCTGTTGAAATAACACCATCCTGGTTTCTGTCAACATATACACCTTCAACCGGTTTTCCGTTTGCATCATATACTTGTTCGTATACGTAAAAGGCATTAGGGCTGTATCCAACAGAGTTGATTTGGATTTTGTTTCCACCACCACCGTCAATATCACCTACAGGGTTATCAGACGGGATGTCTGTAATTTCCTGATTGTTGTATGTTGCATTGAATGTTGTAGTCCAGTTAAATCCTTCTCCACGGAAAATGTCATAGCTTACGCTGAATTCGACACCTTTAGAAGTAAAGTTCCCGTAGTTTCTGAATCCCTGGTTGGCCAGGTTGGCTCCGTCAGGAAAAGGAACAATCGCTAACAGATCAGATGATTTTTTCTCATATAAATCCAAAGATCCTCTTAATCTGTTGTCGAAAAAGCCATAATCAATACCAATGTTTCTGGTTTCGGTTTCTTCCCATTTCAGTCCTTTGTTATAACCTTCAGGTCTTCCTACCGGAACAAAAACGTTTCCAAATTGGTATTGTGCCTGAGTTGTTCCTGTAGTATATCTTTCGATATAAGCGAAACCGTCATTAATATCCTGTTGTCCTGTGATACCCCATCCTAATCTTAATTTAAGATCAGAAACAAATCTCACATTTTTCATGAAACCTTCTTGTGATATTTTCCATGCGAAAGCAGCTCCTGGAAAGTTACCCCATCTGTTTTCTTTAGAGAATCGGGAAGTACCGTCTCTTCTGTAGTTTAAGGTCAATAAATACTTGTCGTCAAATCCTAAATTCATTCTTCCAAAATAGGACTGCAAGTTTACT
This portion of the Flavobacterium lindanitolerans genome encodes:
- a CDS encoding SusE domain-containing protein, with protein sequence MKNIAKSLIALFAVLAVSCSSDDVEDRPVITAKDAPVLVAPEGGNTYTLLLENAANQAERFVWTSANFDQNVAINYELQLDAVGNEFATPRSLGSVIGANQLSVSVETLNGAVLGAGGEAFVTGNYEVRVKASVNGTFEPLYSNVATISVTPYVALDPVLYLVGAPQAYYGLNQWDNTTAMPLRYIGNGTTKIFEGYVKVAAGEGFKFIGEQGTWDNGNYGVIGGVQDGNLKNAGDSGDIKVAENDGNGLYYIWVDIDNLKYKSVKMNWGIIGSATAGGWDNETAMTYNFAANKFTISASLAAGEMKFRAANAGNFIASNAWKFNVGNSDPKVVYNPDAPNFAIGGGTANLELTVNFDGTAVVGGL
- a CDS encoding RagB/SusD family nutrient uptake outer membrane protein is translated as MKKMLDILGKKALLLLVIMAIGVSCTDDLDVMPQDDDDFTAEKFYENPQAYRMFLAKLYLGLAKAGNGEGDGGEDLQGIRNDFSPYLRAFYTLQQLPTDESVIAWQDGNLPSMNSHTWTSNNEFIYVMYSRTFYQISLANEFLRQSTPDKVGSRNVDPAILNDMKSYRAEARFLRALSLYHAMDLFGRVPIVTENDPVGFFYPQQREKIDVFNYIKDELIAIDADLKESRTNEYGRVDKIAAKMLLSKLYLNAEVYIGQPKYAEAADALQAVLNSTYQIANVPYKYLFMADNDVNGAQNEFIFPVRFDGQYTTSGGTNYLVHASILSSMNASDFGVDGGWKGLRARREFVNKFADVTGASDNRAMFHTTGQTLDIASIADETQGYAVTKWTNKRSDGSNGSNPTGAFVDTDFPLFRLADAYLMYAELAVRGQGSLSQAVTYVNALRTRANAGTISQGDLNLDFILAERSRELYWECHRRQDLIRFGKFTGGSYLWQWKGNSANGAPISDHLKLFPIPDRAKAANPTLQQNTGY